In Nocardioides nitrophenolicus, the genomic window CCACAGCTTCTTCATCAGCTCCAGTGACTCGTCGAACCGGCCGGCGCGCTCCTTGTAGGGGACGCCGAGGTAGTCGAACTCCTCGGGCCGGTAGCCGAGCCCGGCGCCGAAGATCAGCCGGCCCTCGGTGACCACGTCGAGCGTCGCGATCTCCTCGGCGAGCATCACCGGGTGGTAGAGCGGCGCGATCATGATCTGGGTGGCCAGCCGCACGTTCGGGTCGACCTCGGCCGCGATCCGCGCCAGGAGCGGGACCGGCTGGAGCCAGCGCAGCTCGCCGTAGAGGAAGTGCTGGCCGATCGCGATGTAGGTGAAGCCGTTGGCCTGCGCGGCCTCGACGATGCGCAGCACGTCCTTGAACTGCTGAGCGGGCGTCACCGACTTCGGGACGTCGCTGAGGAGAAGACCGACCTGGACCATGCTGGTGCCTTTCGTGAACGGGAGCCCGGACGAGACCGCTCGGGCGACGAACGAGGTGGGTTGTCGGGTGGGGCGGTCGTCTCAGACCTGGGCCGGCAGCCCCGCGGCCGCCCAGCCGCCGTCGACCGGCAGCACCACGCCCGAGATGTAGCGGGCCTGCGGGGAGATGAGGAAGGCGGCGGCATTGCCGATGTCGGAGGGCGCGCCGACCTTGTTCATCGGGATCCGCTCGAGATAGCCGGCGACCGACACCCGGCCGCTGGCGATCATCGACTGCTGCATCTCGGTCTCGATGGTGCCGGGCGCGATCCCGTTGACCCGGACGCCCTGCGGCGCCCACTCGGTCGAGAGCGAGCGGACCAGGCCGTCGACGCCGGACTTGGACGCGCAGTACGACGCCCGCGCGCCGAAGCCCTGCGAGGCGCAGATCGAGCTCAGCATGACCATGCTGCCGCCCTCGCCGAGATAGGGGCGGGCGGCCTGCGCGCCGATGAAGGTGCCGCGCAGGTTGACGCCGATGACCCGGTCCCACTCGTCGAGCGGGTAGCCCTCGGTCGGCCCGGGCGAGATCACGCCGGCGTTGAAGACCGCCGCGCGCAGGCCGTCGCCGGCCTCGGCCGCGAGCCGGCAGGCCCGGTCGATCACCGCCGGGTCGCACACGTCGCCCACCACCGAGCCGTGCCCGTCGCCGAGCCCGGTCACCAGGCCCTCGACGTCGGGGCTGAGGTCCACCGCGACCACGGCGTGGCCCGCGGCCGCGAGCACCTCCACGATGCCCTTGCCGAGCCCGCGGGCACCCCCGGTGACGACCACGCCCCGGGCGTCCGGGCCGGCAGCGCTCGGTCGCGGGTCCAGCTCCTGGGCGGGCGCGGTCATGGCTCCTCCTGAGATCGTCGAGCCCCGAACGGGGTGTGGCGACGCTAACACTCTTTCGCCTATTCTGACAATGATCCGCCTAGATACCGGAAGGGCCCCCGTGAACCTCGACGACACGACCACGACCATCCTCGCCACCGACGAGACGAGCACCCGGCGAGCGCTGCGCGAGCTGGCCGACAAGGACGCGATCCGCGCCCTCGGCGCGCTCTACTCGATCGCCGTCGACGACCACGACCTGGCCACCGTCGTGCGCTGCTTCGCCGACGACGGCTCGTTCACCCGCGCCGGCACGACGTACGCCGGGCACGCGGTGCTGCGGGAGTTCTACGCCGGGATGATGGACCGGTACGTGACGACCCTGCACATCCCGAACTCCCACGTCATCGACGTCGACACCGAGGCCGGCACCGCGACCGGCCTGCTCACCGGCCAGGCCGAGCTCGCCCTCGGGAACCAGCTGCTGATGGCCGCCTACCGCTACGACGACAGCTACCTGCGCCTCGACACCGGGCGCTGGGTGTTCGCCGCGCGGGAGCTGCGGTTCATGTACAACCTGCCGGTCGAGCAGATGCCGACCGGGTTCGCGGACGCACGACGGATCCGGCTGCCCGGGACGGCTCCGGTCGAGGGGGACTTCCCGGAGACGCTGCCGACCTGGTCGACCTACCGGGGGTGAGCTTCAGGGCCGTCGGTGGAAGCGGATCTCGCCGCTGGCCATGCTTTGGTGGGTGTAGCGGTGGTCGTGGATGCGGTGGTGGTGGAACCCGCACAGGGTCACGGCTCGATCGAGGTCGGTCGATCCACCCCGGGACCAGGGGTCCTCGTGGTGGAGATGGCACCAACGAGCGGGGACGGCGCAGCCCTCGGCGCGGCAGGTGTGGTCGCGCAGCCGGGCCGCGACCCGCTGAGCGGGTCGGAACAGCCGCGCGGAACGCCCCAGGTCGAGCGGACGACTGCGCCCGTCGAGAACGACCGGGATGATCCGGGCCTGACACGCCAGGCGCCGGGCCTCGCTGGCCGAGATGGCCTGGTCGCCGTCGTCGGCAAGGACGCCGGCGGCGGCCAGGTCGGCCCGCAGCTCCGCCAGCCCGACCGTGACACTGACCTGGGTCGCGTCGCCACCGTGTTCGGGCAGCCGGTCGGGGTCGAGCGGCTCGAGCAGCTCGAGGAACACCCAGGCCCGGCGGCGGCGTAACGGCGTTCGCGCGAGGTCGGGATTCGCCTCACGGTTCGGATCGTCGCCGGGGCCGGCGGGGTCGGGGCGGGCGGGGTTGGCGAAGGCGTCGAGGTAGCCCTTGAGCCGCTCCACCCCAGCCCTGGGCAGCACACCGGAGAACCGGGACCTTCCGTCGCCGAGGTCACGGAAGGTCAACGACGCCCGCTCACGGGCAGCCGTCTCTTCGGCCTCGAGCCTGCGGGCGAGCTCTCCCTCGGCGATCTCGGGAGCCACCACGTCGAGGATCCGCCGCCCCAGCCGGCGCAGCTCGACCGGACCGAACTCGCCGGCGTATGCCACCAGCCGGGCCTCGGCGTCGGCCCGGACCTCGGGCCCGAGCGCGGCGGGCAGGTCCGCCACCGCGGCCGCGATCACCCGCGCCTGCGCGGGATTCACCGCCCCGGTCCGCATCCCCGCCGCCACGGCCGGCCGTTCGCCCAAGGCGCGGGCCAGCTTCAGATCGGCCCGCGTGGCGACGGGATCCAGGTGGGCGGCATGAGCCAGCCACACCCCCGCGTCACGAGCACCGTGCACGGCAGCGACGTCACCCGCATCACCCAGAGCCCGCAGCCGCAGCTCCTCGACCTGGGCGGCCAGCGCGCTCGCCTCCAGGAGCAGCCGTTCCTTCTCGGCGGTCGACAGGTACAGCGGCTGCAGATCCCCGACCCGGGCCAGCGCGGCGCGCGCCTCGGCCACCGCGGCCAGCAACGGCTGGACGGACAGTGGCGTGACGGACATGGAGCGGCCTTCCCGAGATTCGACGTACGTCGACCCTACCACGGAAGTCGAACATATGTTCGAACAGGGCGCGAGCCCGTGGCCGGCGCGGGTCATGTCTCAGGACAGCGGTGACACCTCCGTGGCCTGGGCGGTGGCACGGCGCGCCCACAGCTCGCGGGAAGAGGCGGTTCCACCAGACCCTGTCCTCCCGACTCGACCAGCAGCCTCGGGCCGCCACGCTCGCCGAGCCGCAGGCACAGCTCGACGCGTTCGGCCGCCCCCGCGCCGGGCCGGCCGACGTGGCCTGCCCGCCGCGGCGGGTGGTCACTTGCCGACGTGCACGTGCGTGGCGCCGGCGGGCGGCAGGTGCAGGGTCCGCTGCACCCGGATCCGCTTGTGGGCGAGCTTGAGCTCCCCGTCGACCTCGCGGTGGACGTCGTCGTACACCCCGATGATCACGCGGGTGCCCTCCTCCTCGAGCATGGTGGCCTCGAAGTAGGCATGGGTCACGACGTCGTCGCCGTCGCGCTCGGCGAGCACATTGGTGACGACGTGCTTGCAGACCGGGATGCCGAGGGCGTTGTGTGCCCGGTACACGTCGAGGAATGCCTCGACGCCGTCCTCGGTCGGGTGGTCGCCCCGGGTGATCTTGATGTCGTCGGTGACCAGCGCGCGCAGGGTGTCGAGGTCGCCCTCGTCGACCGCGCGGGCATAGCGGAAGTACACCCGGGCGCTGCGGGCGCCGAGCACTCCGAGGTCGTCGGTCAGGTCGGTGGTGGTCATTTCGCGGTCTGTCCTCCGTCGATCGGGATGGTCACGCCGGTCACGAAGCCGGCGTCGTCACTGGCGAGGAAGGCGACGACCCCGGCGATCTCGTCGGGACTGGCGGCCCTCCCCAGGGGGATGAGCGAGATGAAGGTGCCCATCAGGTCGGCGACGTCGGCGCCGGGATCGCGCCCGAAGAAGGTCGGCAGCATGGGCGTGTCGACCGGCCCCGGGCAGATGCAGTTGACCCGCACTCCCTCCGGACCGCCCACCAGCGCGAGCGCGCGGGTGTACGCCGTGAGCGCGCCCTTGCACAGCGAGTAGAGCGGGCTGAAGGGCGAGCCGATCAGGGCGGCGGTCGAGGCGGTCATCGTGATCGACCCCGTGCCACCGGCTCTCTTGACCAGGTCGTAGCCGAGCGAGGCGACGAAGAAGGCGCTCTTGACGTTGACGTCGATCGAGCGCTGGAAGTCGTCCTCGGTGACGTCGATGCCGCCGGCGCCGGGCATGCCGACCTGGTTGTGCAGCACGTGCAGCCGGCCGTGCTCGGTCTCGATCCGCGCGTAGAACGCGCGCAGCGCGTCGTTGTCGGTGGCGTCGAGCCCGACGCCCGTGGCCGCTCCCCCGGCGGCCACGATGTCGCCGGCCACGGCGTCGGCCGCCTCCACGGACAGGTCGGCCACGTAGACGTGTGCGCCCTCGGCCGCGAGCCGGAGCGACACCGCCCGGCCCATGCCGGAGCCGCCGCCGACCACGGCCGCCACCCGGTCGGCGAGCCGGGGCCCGACGCCCCGGGGGCTCATCGGTCGCTCCCGAGGAGTCGCCGCGACACCTGGGCCTCCCCGGTCGCACTGAAGAAGCCGACCAGGAAGGTGGAGGGGTCGAGGCTGTCGGAGACCGACACCAGCGGCTCCCGCCCGGTCGCGGCGGCCTCGGCCCGGTCCCGGCGACCGTGCAGGAAGCCGGCGTAGGCATCCTCCAGCCGGTCCTCCTCGACCTCGTAGACGGCGAGATAGCGGTACGGCATCTCCGGCGCGTCCGGCAGTGCGGCCCGCTCGAACCGCTGCCCGGTCGCGAAGCCGTCGAGCTTGTCGATGGTGTCGACCAGGTGGGCGTCGTACCAGCGGTTGAACTCGTCCTCGCGGTCCGGCCTGGCGTTCGAGAGGACGACCATCAGGTGCCGGGCCACGCTCAGGCTCCCGCGCTCGTGGAGGACGAGACGGCCTCGCCCTTCGCGCGCCCGACGTCGGCGCCCTTGGCCATGCCCCGGCCGTTGCCGGGGATCTTGCGCTGGTCGTGGCTGGCGGTGATGCCGACCGGGCGCACCTCGAAGACCACCCGCTGGGGGCTGTCGAGCAGGGCGCGCCAGGAGTCCGGGTCGGCCGGCTGGAGAGCGCGGGTGAACCGGTCCAGGAACCAGTCGACGGTCTCCCGGTCGCGGTGGACGGTGACCTGCCCGCGCACCGACAGCATCCGGCGTCCCTCGAGCCCGCTGCCGGTGCTGGAGACGACGATCGAGACCCGCTGGTCGGCGGCCAGCGCCCGGACGTGGCCGCGGCCCTCGACCGCGGTCAGCCAGAAGGTGCCGTCGACGTTGATGTAGCTCATCACGACGCCGCACGGCCAGCCCTGGTCGTTGACGTAGACGAAGGTGCACTCCGTCTGGGTGTCGAGCAGCTCCACCCGGTCGCTCAGGTCGAGCTGGGTGCCGGCGAGCTTCTCGAGGTTCTGGGTGCCGAGCTCCGTGGCCGGCTGGGCGGGCTGGGACATGACGCCTCCTCGCGGTCGCGACGGGCGCGGGGCCCCGTCGCTGGATCTGTGATCATGATTACACGAGATTTCCGTCTTCCCGCAAGAGCCCGACCACGATAGGATAATGATGATCATCAATGAGACTCGGAGGTTCCCATGACCGATGCCGTCATCGTCGACGCGGTCCGCACCCCCATGGGCAGGGGCAAGCCGGGCGGCGCACTGTCCGAGGTCCACGCCGTGGACCTCCTCGCGGCGGCACTGCAGGGCCTGGTCCGGCGTACCGGCATCGATCCCGGCACCGTCGAGGACTTCATGGTCGGCTGCGTGAGCCAGGCCGGCGAGCAGTCGGCCACGCCGGGCCGCCAGGCCTGGCTCGCGTCCGGCTATCCCGTGCACGTGCCGTCGGTGACGATCGAGCGCAAGTGCGGCTCGGGTCAGCAGGCCCTCGAGTTCGCCGCGCAGGCGGTCCGCGCCGGGGTGCACGACATCGTCGTCGCCGGCGGCATCGAGTCGATGAGCCGGGTGCCGATGGGCTCGGCCCGGATGGGCGCGGACCCGCACGGGCCCGCCGTCCACGCGCGGTTCCCGCACCTGAGCGGTCAGGGCGTCGCCGCCGAGCTGGTCGCCGACAAGTGGGGACTGAGCCGGCGCGGGCTCGACGAGTACTCCGCGCGCTCCCACGAGCTCGCCGCCGCGGCGGCCGACTCCGGGGGCTTCGACGACGAGATCGTCCCCGTGACCACGCCCGACGGCGGCGTCGTGGCACTCGACGAGTCCATCCGGCGCGGTACGACGGCCGACCGGCTCGGCGAGCTGCGGGCGGTCTTCGGCACCGACGAGAACCGCGCGGCCCACCCGCAGGTCGACTGGAAGGTCACCGCGGGCAACTCCAGCCAGATCACCGACGGTGCCGGCGCCGTCCTGGTCATGAGCGCGACCAGGGCGGCCGAGCTCGGGCTGCGCCCCCGCGCCCGGATCGTCGCGTCCTCGGTCGTCGGCGACGACCCCACGCTGATGCTCACCGGCCCGATCCCCGCGACCGCCAAGGCGCTGGCCCGCGCCGGGCTGTCGATCGACCAGATGGACGCGGTCGAGATCAACGAGGCGTTCGCGCCGGTCCCGCTCGCCTGGGCCGCGGAGTTCCCCGGCCTGCCCGCGGAGCGGCTCAACCCGCGGGGCGGGGCGATCGCGCTGGGCCACCCGCTGGGCGCCTCGGGCATCCGCCTGATGACCACCCTGATCAACCACCTCGAGCAGACCGGCGGCCGCTACGGCCTGCAGTCGATGTGCGAGGCGGGCGGCATGGCCAACGCCACCATCATCGAGATCCTCTCCTGACCCGAAAGGCAGCACCGTGATCCTCAGCAGCGCAGGCTCCGCCATCGTCACCGGCGGGGCCTCCGGCCTCGGCCTGGCCACCGTCACCCGACTGGTGGACCGGGGCGTCCCGACCACGATCGTCGACCTCCCCGGCTCGGCCGGGGCCGAGGTGGCCGAGAAGCTGGGTGAGCTGGCCAGCTTCGCGCCGGCCGACGTGCGCGACGCCGATGCGGTCGGCCGGGCGGTCGACCTCGCGACCCAGCGGGCACCGCTTCGTCACCTGGTGCACTGCGCCGGTCGCGGTGGCACGGTACGGGTCGTCAACCGCGACGGCAGCGCCGGCGACTACGACGCGTACCGGGAGATCGTCGACATCAACCTCAACGGCACCTTCAACGTGCTGCGCCTCGCGGCCGCGAGCATGGCGGCCAACGAGCCGGAGGACGGCCAGCGCGGGGCCTGCGTGCTGACCGCGTCCGTGGCCGCGTGGGAGGGCCAGGTCGGCCAGCTGCCGTACGCCTCGGCCAAGGCCGGCGTGGTCGGGCTGACCGTCGTGGCGGCTCGCGACCTGGCCCGCTCCCTGGTGCGGGTCTGCAGCATCGCGCCCGGTGTCTTCGACACCCCGATCCTCAGCCGGCACG contains:
- a CDS encoding thiolase family protein — its product is MTDAVIVDAVRTPMGRGKPGGALSEVHAVDLLAAALQGLVRRTGIDPGTVEDFMVGCVSQAGEQSATPGRQAWLASGYPVHVPSVTIERKCGSGQQALEFAAQAVRAGVHDIVVAGGIESMSRVPMGSARMGADPHGPAVHARFPHLSGQGVAAELVADKWGLSRRGLDEYSARSHELAAAAADSGGFDDEIVPVTTPDGGVVALDESIRRGTTADRLGELRAVFGTDENRAAHPQVDWKVTAGNSSQITDGAGAVLVMSATRAAELGLRPRARIVASSVVGDDPTLMLTGPIPATAKALARAGLSIDQMDAVEINEAFAPVPLAWAAEFPGLPAERLNPRGGAIALGHPLGASGIRLMTTLINHLEQTGGRYGLQSMCEAGGMANATIIEILS
- a CDS encoding pyridoxamine 5'-phosphate oxidase family protein, with translation MSQPAQPATELGTQNLEKLAGTQLDLSDRVELLDTQTECTFVYVNDQGWPCGVVMSYINVDGTFWLTAVEGRGHVRALAADQRVSIVVSSTGSGLEGRRMLSVRGQVTVHRDRETVDWFLDRFTRALQPADPDSWRALLDSPQRVVFEVRPVGITASHDQRKIPGNGRGMAKGADVGRAKGEAVSSSTSAGA
- a CDS encoding nuclear transport factor 2 family protein translates to MTTTDLTDDLGVLGARSARVYFRYARAVDEGDLDTLRALVTDDIKITRGDHPTEDGVEAFLDVYRAHNALGIPVCKHVVTNVLAERDGDDVVTHAYFEATMLEEEGTRVIIGVYDDVHREVDGELKLAHKRIRVQRTLHLPPAGATHVHVGK
- a CDS encoding nuclear transport factor 2 family protein — protein: MNLDDTTTTILATDETSTRRALRELADKDAIRALGALYSIAVDDHDLATVVRCFADDGSFTRAGTTYAGHAVLREFYAGMMDRYVTTLHIPNSHVIDVDTEAGTATGLLTGQAELALGNQLLMAAYRYDDSYLRLDTGRWVFAARELRFMYNLPVEQMPTGFADARRIRLPGTAPVEGDFPETLPTWSTYRG
- a CDS encoding HNH endonuclease signature motif containing protein — encoded protein: MSVTPLSVQPLLAAVAEARAALARVGDLQPLYLSTAEKERLLLEASALAAQVEELRLRALGDAGDVAAVHGARDAGVWLAHAAHLDPVATRADLKLARALGERPAVAAGMRTGAVNPAQARVIAAAVADLPAALGPEVRADAEARLVAYAGEFGPVELRRLGRRILDVVAPEIAEGELARRLEAEETAARERASLTFRDLGDGRSRFSGVLPRAGVERLKGYLDAFANPARPDPAGPGDDPNREANPDLARTPLRRRRAWVFLELLEPLDPDRLPEHGGDATQVSVTVGLAELRADLAAAGVLADDGDQAISASEARRLACQARIIPVVLDGRSRPLDLGRSARLFRPAQRVAARLRDHTCRAEGCAVPARWCHLHHEDPWSRGGSTDLDRAVTLCGFHHHRIHDHRYTHQSMASGEIRFHRRP
- a CDS encoding SDR family NAD(P)-dependent oxidoreductase; its protein translation is MILSSAGSAIVTGGASGLGLATVTRLVDRGVPTTIVDLPGSAGAEVAEKLGELASFAPADVRDADAVGRAVDLATQRAPLRHLVHCAGRGGTVRVVNRDGSAGDYDAYREIVDINLNGTFNVLRLAAASMAANEPEDGQRGACVLTASVAAWEGQVGQLPYASAKAGVVGLTVVAARDLARSLVRVCSIAPGVFDTPILSRHGDEVIAKLGAQVPHPSRLGRPEEYASTALHILENDYLNGETIRLDGAIRMAPR
- a CDS encoding SDR family NAD(P)-dependent oxidoreductase — its product is MTAPAQELDPRPSAAGPDARGVVVTGGARGLGKGIVEVLAAAGHAVVAVDLSPDVEGLVTGLGDGHGSVVGDVCDPAVIDRACRLAAEAGDGLRAAVFNAGVISPGPTEGYPLDEWDRVIGVNLRGTFIGAQAARPYLGEGGSMVMLSSICASQGFGARASYCASKSGVDGLVRSLSTEWAPQGVRVNGIAPGTIETEMQQSMIASGRVSVAGYLERIPMNKVGAPSDIGNAAAFLISPQARYISGVVLPVDGGWAAAGLPAQV
- a CDS encoding SDR family NAD(P)-dependent oxidoreductase, which translates into the protein MSPRGVGPRLADRVAAVVGGGSGMGRAVSLRLAAEGAHVYVADLSVEAADAVAGDIVAAGGAATGVGLDATDNDALRAFYARIETEHGRLHVLHNQVGMPGAGGIDVTEDDFQRSIDVNVKSAFFVASLGYDLVKRAGGTGSITMTASTAALIGSPFSPLYSLCKGALTAYTRALALVGGPEGVRVNCICPGPVDTPMLPTFFGRDPGADVADLMGTFISLIPLGRAASPDEIAGVVAFLASDDAGFVTGVTIPIDGGQTAK